One part of the Oceanihabitans sp. IOP_32 genome encodes these proteins:
- a CDS encoding tyrosine-type recombinase/integrase: protein MRVILPSIERPKKLPVVLNQREVKKLLRTPRLLKHRLVLAMLYGCGLRNFELRNLQRRDLDFDRKLLHVRQGKGRKDRYVPLSEIQIRGLKKYLQAENPVTWCFTAMIEQAVRRSFPRKGYSGSCVRPASKAVLQRRLPPISCAIAMPPIFWKWVWTL from the coding sequence ATGCGGGTCATACTTCCTTCTATTGAACGCCCCAAGAAGCTCCCCGTGGTATTAAACCAAAGGGAGGTAAAAAAACTGCTTCGCACTCCAAGACTGCTCAAGCACCGATTGGTACTTGCCATGCTCTATGGCTGTGGGCTCCGCAATTTTGAACTTCGCAACCTACAACGCAGGGATCTAGATTTTGACAGGAAGTTGCTGCACGTGCGCCAGGGCAAGGGGCGCAAGGATCGCTATGTTCCCTTATCCGAGATACAGATCCGTGGCCTTAAGAAGTACCTACAGGCAGAGAATCCGGTCACTTGGTGCTTTACGGCAATGATAGAACAGGCAGTCCGGCGCAGCTTTCCTCGCAAGGGATACAGTGGATCGTGCGTGAGGCCCGCAAGCAAAGCGGTATTACAAAGGAGATTACCGCCCATATCCTGCGCCATAGCTATGCCACCCATCTTTTGGAAATGGGTCTGGACATTATGA
- a CDS encoding tyrosine-type recombinase/integrase: protein MREARKQSGITKEITAHILRHSYATHLLEMGLDIMSVKDLLGHADIQTTLIYLHVAQSGRQKPFSPLDRLYGQ, encoded by the coding sequence GTGCGTGAGGCCCGCAAGCAAAGCGGTATTACAAAGGAGATTACCGCCCATATCCTGCGCCATAGCTATGCCACCCATCTTTTGGAAATGGGTCTGGACATTATGAGCGTGAAGGACCTCTTGGGACACGCAGATATTCAGACCACTCTTATCTACCTCCATGTGGCACAATCAGGTAGGCAAAAGCCGTTCAGTCCGCTGGATAGGCTTTATGGTCAATAG